The following proteins are encoded in a genomic region of Coffea eugenioides isolate CCC68of chromosome 6, Ceug_1.0, whole genome shotgun sequence:
- the LOC113772904 gene encoding calmodulin-binding protein 25-like yields the protein MASSDNLVAMEPWAFRPTFADSWLNDAFARDTETLTRALQKSLSSHSDNVSSEMMNPFYQSETTPVHTPTVSGGSENETTVSKRRSAGNGVGGVNGGKITKRKSRASKRSTTTFITADPANFRQMVQQVTGVRFGGNCQLPVNPVLKPEPQRPPVNRLQAGCLPTLDTSAFLLDPPNNQQQQQQVGPASALVVQPQVAVSIAQPSPLAVVADGGSSGFDFESFCSFPTLESWN from the coding sequence ATGGCTTCTTCAGACAATTTGGTGGCAATGGAGCCGTGGGCTTTTCGGCCGACATTTGCGGACTCGTGGCTTAACGATGCTTTTGCGAGAGACACCGAAACCTTGACAAGAGCGCTGCAAAAATCACTCTCTAGCCATTCCGATAATGTTTCCAGCGAGATGATGAATCCTTTTTACCAATCAGAAACGACGCCGGTCCACACGCCCACCGTTTCCGGCGGTTCTGAGAACGAAACTACCGTTTCCAAGAGACGGAGCGCTGGAAACGGGGTGGGAGGAGTCAATGGTGGGAAGATTACGAAGAGGAAGTCGCGGGCGTCGAAACGTAGTACGACGACGTTTATCACCGCGGATCCAGCGAATTTCCGCCAGATGGTTCAGCAGGTGACCGGTGTGAGGTTTGGAGGGAACTGCCAGCTGCCGGTCAACCCTGTGCTTAAACCGGAGCCACAGCGTCCTCCGGTTAACCGGCTTCAGGCCGGTTGCTTGCCAACTCTCGACACTTCAGCCTTTTTGCTGGACCCTCCTAATAACCAGCAGCAGCAACAGCAAGTGGGTCCGGCTTCGGCTTTGGTGGTTCAGCCGCAAGTGGCGGTTAGTATTGCTCAGCCGTCTCCTCTGGCGGTGGTGGCCGACGGTGGCTCATCTGGGTTTGATTTTGaatctttttgttccttcccaACGCTCGAGTCCTGGAACTAA